Proteins from one Catenuloplanes atrovinosus genomic window:
- a CDS encoding YciI family protein produces the protein MKYMILTYGTQLDYDEMGGAETGRPAWTPEEAAAMGEFMAAFTAKLAESGELVETRALAAPVLTRRVAPDLRSGLPVVTDGPYAETQEVLAGYWIVDVDGIDRATEIAAMLNDTPAPAHVRAGAYADVRPLMDERAELLES, from the coding sequence ATGAAGTACATGATCCTGACGTACGGCACCCAGCTCGACTACGACGAGATGGGTGGCGCGGAGACCGGCCGGCCCGCGTGGACGCCCGAGGAGGCGGCCGCGATGGGCGAGTTCATGGCCGCGTTCACCGCGAAGCTGGCCGAGTCCGGCGAACTGGTCGAGACGCGCGCGCTGGCCGCGCCGGTGCTCACCCGCCGGGTCGCGCCCGACCTGCGGTCCGGGCTCCCGGTCGTCACCGACGGGCCGTACGCGGAGACCCAGGAGGTCCTCGCCGGGTACTGGATCGTCGACGTGGACGGCATCGACCGCGCCACCGAGATCGCCGCCATGCTCAACGACACCCCGGCGCCCGCGCACGTCCGGGCCGGCGCGTACGCGGACGTGCGTCCGCTGATGGACGAGCGCGCCGAGCTTCTCGAGTCGTGA
- a CDS encoding patatin-like phospholipase family protein, which produces MDSALVLGAGGLTGIAWHLGLTIGLRASGVDLTGADVIVGTSAGAVAGALLASGLDPEEAARIEARLDHVDPPFRPDWERGTAVFTLLNDERMEPASIRAAVGELALAADVVEEDPYVASLGRRLPLRDWPEHLLITAVDAASGHPVAWDRASGVPLDRAVAASCAVPAIFPPVTVNGGRYMDGGVRSGTNADLAADARRIVVLAPLAPIRGRGAPAAEIDALRRRSRVALIAPDDDAMAAIGPNVFDTERWDAVVEAAVAQGRRVAPEVATVWHD; this is translated from the coding sequence ATGGACTCCGCGCTCGTGCTCGGCGCCGGCGGGCTCACCGGCATCGCCTGGCATCTCGGACTGACCATCGGCCTGCGTGCGAGCGGCGTCGACCTCACCGGTGCCGACGTCATCGTCGGCACCTCCGCCGGTGCGGTCGCCGGGGCGCTGCTGGCGTCCGGCCTCGACCCGGAGGAGGCGGCGCGCATCGAGGCCCGGCTGGACCACGTCGACCCGCCGTTCCGCCCGGACTGGGAACGCGGGACGGCGGTGTTCACGCTGCTCAACGACGAGCGGATGGAGCCGGCGTCGATCCGGGCCGCGGTCGGCGAGCTGGCGCTGGCCGCGGACGTGGTCGAGGAGGACCCGTACGTGGCCTCGCTCGGCCGGCGGCTGCCGCTGCGCGACTGGCCGGAGCACCTGCTGATCACCGCGGTGGACGCGGCGTCCGGGCACCCGGTCGCCTGGGACCGCGCCTCCGGCGTGCCGCTGGACCGGGCCGTGGCCGCGAGCTGCGCGGTGCCGGCGATCTTCCCGCCGGTCACGGTGAACGGCGGGCGCTACATGGACGGCGGCGTGCGCTCCGGCACCAACGCGGACCTGGCCGCCGACGCCAGGCGCATCGTGGTGCTGGCGCCGCTCGCCCCGATCCGCGGCCGGGGCGCGCCCGCGGCCGAGATCGACGCGCTGCGCCGCCGCTCCCGGGTCGCGCTGATCGCGCCGGACGACGACGCGATGGCCGCCATCGGCCCCAACGTCTTCGACACGGAACGCTGGGACGCCGTGGTGGAGGCCGCGGTCGCGCAGGGCCGGCGCGTCGCGCCCGAGGTCGCCACGGTCTGGCACGACTGA
- a CDS encoding pentapeptide repeat-containing protein — protein MNARQSEADALCAARDLVALTALLRAPGEALDVDLRGATLPELDWSGCRFGAARFDDARFTGAARFDGAEFTRDAVFARAVFDGPATYRRALFGAEAVFGRVRFRGPAEFDGAVFGGAAWFGRGEDTLWEDDDEGWAYVERARQQPWDEPLEADPHWPVAVLIEDYQDWEEGGVGASFRGPASFRDARFRDAAWFYNARYAAGADFRGAEFGARVHLDHPATALAGASWPGADAAVAYWPLGWTVTDDGALVEDPGTSALAAADFGDVADHGLRQRVIDALCARLREPAGPDVATRRLVQAALADRLREWPGLVVNLCGAVLFDVDLTGCRAAYADVSGAQFHGTARISGALFDRIATDLGGAHGRAVFHGAHV, from the coding sequence ATGAACGCACGGCAGTCGGAGGCGGACGCGCTCTGTGCGGCGCGGGACCTGGTGGCGCTCACCGCGCTGCTGCGCGCGCCCGGCGAGGCGCTCGACGTCGACCTGCGCGGCGCCACGCTGCCGGAGCTGGACTGGTCCGGCTGCCGGTTCGGGGCGGCGCGCTTCGACGACGCGCGGTTCACCGGCGCGGCGCGGTTCGACGGTGCGGAGTTCACCCGGGACGCGGTGTTCGCGCGCGCGGTGTTCGACGGGCCGGCCACGTACCGCCGCGCGCTCTTCGGCGCGGAGGCGGTGTTCGGGCGGGTGCGGTTCCGCGGCCCGGCCGAGTTCGACGGCGCGGTCTTCGGCGGTGCGGCCTGGTTCGGGCGCGGCGAGGACACGCTGTGGGAGGACGACGACGAGGGCTGGGCGTACGTGGAGCGCGCGCGGCAGCAGCCCTGGGACGAGCCGCTCGAGGCGGACCCGCACTGGCCGGTCGCGGTGCTGATCGAGGACTACCAGGACTGGGAGGAGGGCGGCGTCGGCGCGTCGTTCCGCGGCCCGGCCTCGTTCCGGGACGCCCGGTTCCGCGACGCGGCCTGGTTCTACAACGCGCGGTACGCGGCCGGCGCGGACTTCCGGGGCGCGGAGTTCGGCGCGCGCGTCCACCTCGACCATCCGGCGACCGCGCTGGCCGGCGCGTCCTGGCCCGGCGCGGACGCCGCGGTGGCGTACTGGCCGCTCGGCTGGACCGTCACGGACGACGGCGCGCTGGTCGAGGACCCCGGCACGTCGGCGCTGGCGGCGGCCGATTTCGGCGACGTGGCCGACCACGGCCTGCGGCAGCGGGTGATCGACGCGCTGTGCGCGCGGCTGCGCGAGCCGGCCGGCCCGGACGTGGCCACGCGCCGGCTGGTGCAGGCCGCGCTCGCGGACCGGCTGCGCGAGTGGCCGGGCCTGGTGGTGAACCTGTGCGGCGCCGTGCTGTTCGACGTGGACCTGACCGGCTGCCGGGCGGCCTACGCGGACGTGTCGGGGGCGCAGTTCCACGGCACCGCGCGGATCTCCGGCGCGCTGTTCGACCGGATCGCCACCGACCTCGGCGGTGCCCACGGCCGCGCGGTCTTCCACGGCGCGCACGTCTGA
- a CDS encoding RNA polymerase sigma factor translates to MIAPLGDLLRELAPQVLGAVVRRYGHFDTAEDAVQEALLTAARTWPVRGLPDNPRAWLITVAARRLTDLLRADEARRRREWTFVALRDEPAPRDVDDSLVLLFLCCHPALSVPAQLSLTLKAVGGLSTAEVARALLVPEPAIARRITRAKAAIRDSGAPFRPPSRAEWDDRLAVVLRVLYLIFNEGYASTAGPSLQRAELAAEAIRLARLAHRLLPTDAEVTGLLALMLLTHARRAARTAADGALIPMDAQDRTLWNAGEIAEGIALITAALPSGPVGPYQLQAAIAAVHDEAPDAAATDWPQIEALYGLLLRIDASPVVRLNHAVAVAMARGPAAGLALLDDVPAASHRWYAARAHLLERAGDPAGAREAYLAAAARTASLPERRYLRERAGRLTGE, encoded by the coding sequence GTGATCGCCCCGCTCGGGGACCTGCTGCGCGAGCTGGCGCCGCAGGTCCTCGGCGCGGTGGTCCGCCGGTACGGCCACTTCGACACCGCGGAGGACGCGGTGCAGGAGGCGCTGCTCACCGCGGCCCGGACCTGGCCGGTGCGCGGCCTGCCGGACAACCCTCGCGCCTGGCTGATCACCGTCGCCGCCCGCCGGCTGACCGACCTGCTCCGGGCGGACGAGGCGCGGCGCCGTCGGGAGTGGACGTTCGTGGCGCTCCGCGACGAGCCGGCACCGCGGGACGTGGACGACTCGCTGGTGCTGCTCTTCCTCTGCTGTCACCCGGCGCTGTCCGTACCGGCGCAGCTGTCCCTGACCCTGAAGGCGGTGGGCGGGCTGAGCACGGCCGAGGTGGCCCGCGCGCTGCTGGTGCCGGAGCCGGCGATCGCCCGCCGGATCACCCGCGCCAAGGCCGCGATCCGGGACAGCGGCGCGCCGTTCCGCCCGCCGTCCCGCGCCGAGTGGGACGACCGGCTCGCCGTCGTGCTCCGCGTGCTCTATCTGATCTTCAACGAGGGGTACGCCAGCACCGCCGGCCCATCCCTCCAGCGCGCCGAACTGGCCGCCGAGGCGATCCGCCTCGCCCGGCTCGCGCACCGGCTGCTGCCCACGGACGCCGAGGTCACCGGCCTGCTCGCGCTGATGCTGCTGACCCACGCGCGGCGCGCCGCCCGGACAGCGGCCGACGGCGCGCTGATCCCGATGGACGCACAGGACCGGACGCTGTGGAACGCCGGGGAGATCGCGGAGGGCATCGCGCTGATCACCGCCGCGCTGCCGTCCGGGCCGGTCGGGCCGTACCAGCTCCAGGCCGCGATCGCGGCCGTGCACGACGAGGCGCCGGACGCCGCCGCCACCGACTGGCCGCAGATCGAGGCGCTCTACGGCCTGCTGCTGCGCATCGACGCCTCGCCGGTGGTGCGGCTCAACCACGCGGTCGCGGTCGCCATGGCCCGGGGCCCGGCGGCCGGGCTGGCGCTGCTCGACGACGTGCCCGCGGCCTCCCACCGCTGGTACGCCGCCCGCGCGCACCTGCTGGAGCGGGCCGGCGACCCGGCCGGCGCCCGCGAGGCGTACCTCGCCGCCGCCGCGCGCACCGCGAGTCTGCCGGAACGCCGCTACCTGCGGGAACGCGCGGGCCGGCTGACCGGCGAGTGA